One window of the Flavobacteriales bacterium genome contains the following:
- a CDS encoding response regulator transcription factor, which yields MKVEEKINVVIVDDHQIVIDGLLGVFKTVDHINVIGYTTKGMEAIELILEKKPDIVLLDINIPDLDGYEICRGCKKRNVDAKILGLSMYDDINSIDKLLKAGGAGYIYKNYGKEELINAIQTVMSEGRYLDQNTIKLLLSHAEKFDSPLSVITEREKEVLTLIAKGKQSLEISERLHISLFTVKTHRKNILTKLSLKNTAELVRYALENGFR from the coding sequence ATAAATGTGGTAATTGTCGACGATCATCAAATAGTTATTGATGGGCTCCTTGGGGTTTTTAAAACTGTGGATCATATTAATGTTATTGGTTACACAACAAAAGGGATGGAAGCCATTGAGTTGATTTTAGAAAAAAAACCAGATATCGTTCTGTTAGATATTAATATTCCGGATTTGGATGGATACGAAATTTGTAGAGGATGTAAAAAAAGAAATGTAGATGCTAAGATCTTGGGATTATCGATGTACGATGATATTAATAGTATTGATAAATTATTAAAAGCTGGAGGAGCTGGATATATCTACAAAAATTATGGTAAAGAAGAGTTGATAAATGCCATTCAAACTGTTATGAGTGAGGGTAGGTACCTAGATCAAAACACGATTAAACTGCTCTTATCTCATGCGGAAAAATTTGATAGCCCATTGTCTGTAATAACAGAAAGAGAAAAAGAGGTATTAACCCTAATAGCCAAAGGCAAGCAATCTTTAGAAATATCTGAACGCCTCCATATTAGCTTATTTACTGTAAAAACGCACAGGAAAAACATCTTAACCAAATTGAGCCTTAAAAACACAGCCGAATTGGTTAGGTATGCTCTAGAAAATGGATTTCGTTAA